A portion of the Bacillus thuringiensis genome contains these proteins:
- a CDS encoding NUDIX hydrolase — protein MGYIEELRKVVGTRPLILVGSAIIILNDKQEVLLQYRSDTYDWGVPGGAMELGETTEETARRELFEETGLTAKIMQFLGVLSGKEVYFRYPNGDEIFNVIHLYQAHHVSGELKLDHEGLKLQYFPVDKLPKLNETTEKILQKFLYALTE, from the coding sequence ATGGGGTATATTGAAGAGTTACGCAAAGTCGTTGGTACAAGGCCGCTTATTCTCGTAGGATCAGCAATCATTATATTAAATGATAAACAAGAAGTATTGCTTCAATATCGTTCAGATACATATGATTGGGGTGTACCTGGCGGGGCGATGGAACTGGGTGAAACGACAGAAGAAACGGCACGTAGAGAGTTATTTGAGGAAACGGGGTTAACTGCAAAAATAATGCAATTTCTTGGTGTTCTATCAGGAAAAGAAGTATATTTCCGTTATCCGAATGGCGATGAAATTTTCAATGTCATTCATCTGTATCAGGCACATCATGTGAGCGGGGAATTAAAGCTCGATCATGAAGGGTTGAAACTTCAATATTTTCCAGTAGATAAGTTGCCAAAATTGAATGAAACGACAGAGAAAATTTTGCAAAAGTTTTTATATGCGCTGACAGAATAG
- a CDS encoding PadR family transcriptional regulator — translation MSTSQMLKGILEGCLLAIISEGEIYGYEMSEKLAKYGFTMASEGSIYPLLIRMQKEGLITSVMKESPSGPKRKYYTLTEKGEEALDEFMDRWEAMQSSVERLLEGKGRRK, via the coding sequence ATGTCGACAAGTCAAATGTTGAAAGGGATTTTAGAAGGATGCTTACTTGCTATTATTTCTGAAGGCGAAATATACGGTTATGAAATGAGTGAAAAGCTAGCAAAGTATGGTTTTACAATGGCGAGTGAGGGAAGTATTTATCCGTTATTAATACGAATGCAAAAAGAAGGACTAATAACAAGCGTAATGAAGGAATCGCCATCTGGTCCAAAGAGAAAATATTATACATTAACAGAAAAAGGCGAGGAAGCACTTGATGAATTTATGGATCGCTGGGAAGCGATGCAAAGTAGTGTAGAACGTCTACTTGAAGGGAAGGGAAGGAGAAAATAA
- a CDS encoding AAA family ATPase, translating into MIDVPFLQNVTLKKENIPSFSAYPYCLPAIRTLQSLAFHPNVTFIIGENGTGKSTLLEGIAIALGFNAEGGTKNFRFSTNDSHSSLHEYLRISKSFNTPSDGFFLRAESFYNVASYIDEIDAIKSYGGVSLHEQSHGESFFSLFMNRFSGQGLYILDEPEAALSPMRQLSMLIRMHELAEQGSQFVIATHSPILMAYPESTIYSLTQEGIHESTLEETEHYQTTKLFFENRDRLFHHLFES; encoded by the coding sequence TTGATTGACGTACCCTTTTTACAAAATGTCACATTAAAAAAAGAAAATATCCCTAGTTTTTCCGCATATCCTTACTGCTTACCCGCTATCCGAACATTACAATCACTAGCTTTCCATCCAAATGTAACATTCATTATTGGAGAAAACGGAACGGGTAAATCAACATTACTTGAAGGAATTGCAATTGCGTTAGGTTTTAATGCAGAAGGTGGAACGAAGAATTTCCGCTTTAGCACAAACGATTCACATTCATCTTTACATGAATACCTTCGAATTTCAAAAAGTTTCAATACACCAAGCGACGGTTTCTTTCTTCGCGCTGAATCATTTTATAATGTCGCTTCTTATATTGATGAAATAGATGCTATAAAATCTTACGGCGGCGTTTCACTACACGAACAATCTCACGGTGAATCATTCTTTTCCTTATTTATGAATCGTTTTTCAGGACAAGGTTTATACATTTTAGATGAGCCTGAGGCAGCTTTATCACCGATGAGACAACTTTCCATGCTCATTCGAATGCACGAACTAGCTGAACAAGGTTCACAATTTGTTATTGCGACGCATTCTCCTATTTTAATGGCTTACCCTGAATCTACTATATACTCTTTAACACAAGAGGGGATTCACGAATCCACATTAGAAGAAACTGAGCATTACCAAACGACGAAACTTTTCTTTGAAAATCGTGATCGATTATTTCATCATCTATTTGAGTCATAA
- a CDS encoding carbon-nitrogen family hydrolase: MKVVTILVTNDIIFPVFCKEKNKNGAEKMKVACIQMDIVFGDVEKNIENAKNKISEAMKERPDVIVLPELWTTGYDLTRLSEIADRDGVETKEKLIEWAKQYDVHIVGGSIAKQTEQGVTNTMYVVNNEGQLVNEYSKVHLFQLMDEHKYLIAGNSTGEFKLDDVECAGTICYDIRFPEWMRVHTAKGAKVLFVVAEWPLVRLAHWRLLLQARAVENQCYVVACNRAGKDPNNVFAGHSLIVDPWGEVVVEANEEESILFGELEFEKIKEVRKGIPVFADRRPELYK, translated from the coding sequence TTGAAAGTTGTTACAATTCTAGTGACAAATGATATAATCTTTCCAGTATTTTGTAAAGAGAAAAATAAGAATGGGGCTGAAAAAATGAAAGTCGCATGTATTCAAATGGATATTGTTTTTGGAGATGTAGAAAAAAATATTGAGAATGCTAAAAATAAAATAAGCGAAGCTATGAAGGAAAGGCCAGATGTTATCGTCTTACCAGAGTTATGGACAACAGGATATGATTTAACGAGACTTTCTGAAATTGCAGATAGGGATGGAGTGGAAACGAAAGAAAAGTTAATAGAATGGGCGAAGCAATATGATGTACATATTGTTGGTGGGTCCATAGCAAAGCAAACGGAGCAAGGCGTTACAAATACGATGTATGTTGTAAATAATGAAGGACAGCTAGTCAACGAATATAGTAAAGTACACTTATTTCAGCTTATGGATGAACATAAATATTTAATAGCTGGTAATAGTACGGGCGAATTTAAGCTAGATGATGTTGAATGTGCTGGAACAATTTGTTATGATATTCGTTTTCCAGAGTGGATGCGTGTCCATACTGCTAAAGGGGCAAAAGTATTATTTGTTGTAGCAGAATGGCCATTAGTTCGTTTAGCACATTGGCGTTTGCTATTGCAAGCAAGAGCGGTTGAAAATCAGTGTTATGTTGTTGCGTGTAATAGAGCAGGAAAGGATCCAAATAATGTATTTGCGGGTCATTCTTTAATTGTGGACCCTTGGGGTGAAGTTGTAGTAGAGGCGAATGAAGAGGAATCAATTTTATTTGGAGAGCTTGAATTCGAGAAAATTAAAGAAGTACGTAAAGGAATTCCAGTTTTTGCGGATCGCCGTCCAGAATTATACAAATAA
- a CDS encoding YvrJ family protein: MEEWIKMIGNVGFPIVVTLYLLHRIESKLEGVIVAIEKLPRQLLKYEDPRDKK; this comes from the coding sequence ATGGAAGAGTGGATCAAGATGATAGGTAATGTAGGGTTTCCAATTGTTGTAACATTATATTTACTCCACCGTATTGAAAGTAAATTAGAGGGGGTAATTGTTGCAATTGAGAAGCTCCCGCGGCAATTACTAAAGTACGAAGATCCTCGCGATAAAAAATAA
- a CDS encoding DUF3928 family protein encodes MYTLKIVSDREALYQFASYVRVVQGVEDVYVEVGEPLYEHPLMKFYVHIKLKETYEQHKALQEIARLVELGRFTYVHYRNDEIEEAFEAVKYESFKK; translated from the coding sequence ATGTATACATTAAAAATCGTTTCAGACAGAGAAGCACTTTATCAATTTGCGAGTTATGTAAGAGTTGTACAAGGGGTTGAAGATGTATATGTAGAGGTGGGAGAACCTTTATATGAACATCCTTTAATGAAGTTTTATGTACATATTAAGCTGAAAGAAACATATGAGCAGCATAAAGCGTTACAGGAAATAGCGAGATTAGTAGAATTGGGTCGTTTTACATATGTCCATTATCGTAATGATGAAATTGAGGAAGCTTTTGAAGCTGTAAAATATGAAAGTTTTAAGAAATAA
- a CDS encoding acetyl-CoA C-acetyltransferase codes for MHNVVITAAVRSPIGTFGGALKNVTPVELAVPVLQEAVKRGGVEPHEVDEVILGHCIQRTDEANTARTAALAAGFPDTVTGYTIQRQCSSGMQAIMSAAMQIQLGVSDVVVAGGVEAMSSSPYALKQHRWGQRLQHGEIRDTVWEVLEDPIHHIMMGETAENLVEQYEITREEQDEVALRSHTLALQAIESGHFDNQIVPITIKERRKEVVFSKDEHPRADITAEKLAGLKPAFRKDGSVTAGNASGLNDGSAVLVLMSEEKAKEKGLQPLARIVGYSVAGVDPKIMGIGPAPAIRKGLEKVDWSLEDADLLEINEAFAAQYLAVEKELGLDREKVNVNGSGVGLGHPIGCTGARITVSLIHELKRRGLEKGIASLCVGGGIGVALFIEAL; via the coding sequence ATGCATAATGTTGTTATTACAGCTGCAGTTCGTTCGCCAATTGGAACTTTTGGAGGAGCGCTAAAAAATGTAACGCCAGTAGAATTAGCTGTTCCTGTACTTCAGGAAGCTGTAAAACGAGGCGGGGTAGAACCACATGAAGTTGATGAAGTAATTTTAGGTCATTGTATTCAAAGAACTGATGAAGCAAATACGGCGAGAACTGCTGCATTAGCGGCAGGATTTCCTGACACAGTTACGGGATATACAATCCAACGCCAATGTTCTTCAGGTATGCAAGCAATTATGTCAGCTGCAATGCAAATCCAATTAGGTGTAAGTGATGTGGTTGTTGCAGGTGGAGTAGAAGCGATGAGTTCGAGCCCTTATGCATTGAAACAGCACCGCTGGGGACAACGTCTACAGCACGGAGAAATTCGTGATACGGTGTGGGAAGTGTTAGAAGATCCGATTCACCATATTATGATGGGTGAAACAGCGGAAAATTTAGTTGAACAATATGAAATTACAAGAGAGGAACAAGATGAAGTTGCGCTTCGTAGTCATACACTAGCACTACAAGCAATCGAGTCTGGACACTTTGACAATCAAATTGTTCCTATTACAATAAAAGAACGTAGAAAAGAAGTAGTATTTTCGAAGGATGAGCATCCACGTGCAGATATTACAGCTGAGAAATTAGCTGGATTGAAGCCGGCATTCCGTAAAGATGGATCAGTAACTGCAGGGAACGCATCTGGTCTTAATGACGGGAGTGCAGTTCTAGTATTAATGAGCGAAGAAAAAGCGAAAGAAAAAGGTTTACAACCGTTAGCTAGAATTGTTGGATATTCAGTAGCTGGGGTAGATCCGAAAATTATGGGTATTGGACCAGCACCAGCAATTCGTAAAGGTTTAGAAAAAGTGGATTGGTCATTAGAAGATGCAGATTTACTTGAAATTAATGAAGCTTTCGCGGCTCAATATTTAGCTGTAGAGAAAGAGTTAGGTTTAGACCGTGAAAAAGTGAACGTAAACGGTAGTGGCGTAGGACTTGGGCATCCAATTGGTTGTACAGGGGCTCGTATTACGGTAAGTTTAATTCACGAATTAAAAAGACGTGGGTTAGAAAAAGGAATTGCCTCTTTATGCGTCGGTGGCGGTATCGGGGTTGCCTTATTTATAGAAGCACTATAA
- the mtnK gene encoding S-methyl-5-thioribose kinase: protein MGYYSLTEITAVQYAKDHGYFEAKANVVCHEIGDGNLNYVFKLDDGEKSIIIKQALPYAKVVGESWPLSIKRATIESKALQIFAQYVPDYVPVVYSHDEELAITVIEDLSRLTITRKGLIDGEEYPLLSQHIGRFLAHVLFYTSDFGLQSEEKRVLEGTFVNPDLCKITEDLVFTDPFGHYDTNDYEPDLQLVVDELWSDKTLKLKVAQYKYKFLTRKETLIHGDLHTGSIFSSPSETKVIDPEFATYGPFGFDIGQFIANLLLNALSREEEKRSVLFFHIEKTWSYFVETFTKLWIGEGVEVYTKEKQWLPIILQNIFTDAVGFAGCELIRRTIGLAHVADLDEIENKETRIQAKKQALSLGKELIKYESKSADIQLFRTLFQQTVSGGVKA, encoded by the coding sequence ATGGGATATTATTCATTAACAGAAATAACAGCTGTACAATATGCGAAAGATCATGGCTATTTTGAAGCGAAGGCAAATGTCGTTTGTCATGAAATTGGAGACGGAAACTTAAATTACGTGTTCAAATTAGATGATGGAGAGAAATCAATTATAATAAAACAAGCACTGCCTTATGCGAAAGTAGTTGGTGAAAGCTGGCCATTGTCTATAAAAAGAGCAACGATTGAAAGCAAGGCACTGCAAATTTTTGCGCAGTATGTACCGGATTATGTTCCGGTAGTGTACAGTCATGATGAAGAGTTAGCGATAACGGTAATAGAAGACTTATCAAGACTAACAATTACAAGAAAAGGATTAATAGACGGAGAAGAATATCCGCTTTTATCCCAGCATATCGGCCGTTTTCTAGCACATGTTTTATTTTATACTTCAGATTTTGGTTTACAGTCAGAAGAGAAGAGGGTACTAGAAGGTACCTTTGTAAATCCGGACCTTTGTAAAATTACAGAGGATTTAGTGTTTACAGATCCGTTTGGACATTATGATACAAATGATTATGAGCCAGATTTACAGCTCGTGGTTGATGAACTTTGGAGTGATAAAACTTTAAAACTAAAAGTAGCACAATATAAATATAAGTTCTTAACAAGAAAAGAAACTCTTATTCATGGTGATTTACATACTGGTAGTATTTTTTCGTCACCTTCTGAAACGAAAGTGATTGATCCAGAATTTGCGACATATGGCCCATTTGGATTTGACATAGGTCAATTTATTGCAAATCTATTATTAAATGCTTTATCTAGAGAAGAAGAAAAAAGAAGTGTACTATTTTTCCATATAGAAAAGACGTGGAGTTATTTTGTAGAGACTTTTACAAAGTTATGGATTGGAGAAGGTGTAGAAGTATATACGAAAGAAAAACAATGGTTACCAATTATTTTGCAAAATATCTTTACTGATGCAGTTGGATTTGCCGGATGTGAACTGATTCGTAGAACAATTGGTTTAGCTCATGTAGCAGATTTAGATGAAATAGAAAATAAAGAAACAAGAATTCAAGCTAAGAAGCAAGCGCTATCCTTAGGTAAAGAACTAATAAAATATGAATCTAAAAGTGCAGATATTCAACTGTTTCGAACATTATTTCAACAGACAGTTTCAGGGGGCGTAAAAGCGTGA
- a CDS encoding DUF4184 family protein, producing the protein MPFTFAHPAAVLPLAKKHSKYMSVTALILGSMAPDFEYFLHFRPYGVIGHTWLGFLYLNLPLVFLLACIYHYVLKKPFITHLPKPFAGYYTYAIDKRWGLHTWEDLFVFCYSALFGMLTHVVWDAFTHKTGYFVMKIPLLQREWYGIPVYKYMQHGSTCIGFLLLVYVLWKYRNGIGKDLILASEKRKYWISVIVVATIIFIVHAFLDPYFHIFQIGGIIVSGLTSSFCGLFIVSIVYKARD; encoded by the coding sequence ATGCCGTTTACATTTGCACATCCAGCAGCAGTTCTTCCTTTGGCGAAAAAGCATTCTAAATATATGTCAGTAACGGCTCTTATATTAGGTAGTATGGCGCCTGACTTTGAATATTTTTTACACTTTAGACCGTATGGTGTTATTGGGCATACGTGGCTTGGGTTCTTGTATTTAAATTTACCACTTGTCTTCTTGTTAGCATGTATATATCATTACGTTTTAAAAAAGCCTTTTATAACACATTTACCTAAACCATTTGCTGGCTACTATACATATGCAATAGACAAGAGATGGGGGCTTCATACATGGGAGGATCTTTTTGTATTTTGTTATTCAGCATTATTCGGTATGTTAACGCATGTTGTTTGGGATGCATTCACTCATAAGACAGGCTATTTTGTTATGAAAATACCATTATTGCAAAGAGAATGGTATGGTATCCCTGTTTATAAATATATGCAACATGGAAGTACATGTATTGGTTTTCTATTATTAGTATACGTTTTATGGAAGTATAGAAATGGAATTGGTAAAGATCTTATTTTAGCTTCGGAAAAAAGAAAGTATTGGATTTCAGTAATTGTTGTGGCAACTATTATATTTATCGTGCATGCGTTCCTAGATCCCTATTTTCATATTTTCCAAATTGGAGGTATAATAGTATCTGGACTGACAAGTTCATTTTGTGGACTTTTCATTGTTTCTATAGTTTACAAAGCAAGGGACTAA
- a CDS encoding ImmA/IrrE family metallo-endopeptidase — MDPYVNICICITPGADISDDRIAKDLAVAESIWHPITFQIQEVIVLNELFRFFDREISYKNSIQSQEKLASFFQTCVNEAPECDLYICYIGSDYFKETAVIACAYSLAKQQQLTGYIVLTNSAAPMKNIYTLAHEIGHILFTRRIHGKLTHADPHSPTGSEHHPSPTNLMYPIVPRPENVHIHSLLTTEQKALSLQSSLLQRKKQ, encoded by the coding sequence ATGGATCCATACGTCAATATATGTATTTGTATTACTCCCGGCGCCGATATTTCTGATGACCGCATCGCAAAAGATTTAGCTGTTGCAGAATCAATTTGGCACCCCATTACATTTCAAATTCAAGAAGTAATTGTATTAAATGAACTTTTCCGTTTTTTTGACCGTGAAATCAGTTATAAAAATTCCATTCAAAGTCAAGAAAAGTTGGCATCCTTTTTCCAAACATGTGTAAATGAAGCTCCTGAATGCGACCTTTATATTTGTTATATTGGCAGTGATTATTTCAAAGAAACAGCAGTAATTGCCTGCGCTTATTCTTTAGCAAAACAACAGCAACTTACTGGCTATATCGTTTTAACAAATTCGGCTGCCCCTATGAAAAATATATATACGCTCGCTCACGAAATCGGTCATATTTTATTTACAAGACGTATTCATGGAAAACTTACTCATGCAGATCCTCATTCTCCAACCGGCTCGGAGCACCACCCTTCTCCAACAAATCTTATGTATCCGATAGTCCCTCGTCCAGAAAACGTTCATATTCATTCCTTATTAACAACAGAACAAAAAGCGCTCTCTTTACAAAGCTCTTTACTACAAAGAAAAAAACAGTAA
- a CDS encoding 3-hydroxybutyrate dehydrogenase → MVTNRVVFLTGAASGIGYEMGSAFAKEGAKVVITDRLEERAKEAAEQLQNEGFQAIGLKCDVTSEEEITASISQTVSHFGSLDILINNAGMQHVSPIEDFPTEKFELLIQIMQIAPFIAIKHAFPIMKQQKYGRIINVASINGLVGFAGKAAYNSAKHGVIGLTKVAALEGATHGITVNALCPGYVDTPLVRNQLQDLATTRNVPLENVLEDVIYPLVPQKRLLQVQEIADYAMFLASEKAKGITGQAVVIDGGYTAQ, encoded by the coding sequence ATGGTTACAAATCGAGTTGTCTTTTTAACAGGTGCTGCGAGTGGTATTGGATATGAAATGGGAAGTGCTTTTGCAAAAGAAGGTGCAAAAGTTGTGATTACTGATCGTCTTGAAGAACGTGCGAAAGAAGCTGCTGAACAATTACAAAATGAAGGTTTTCAAGCTATCGGTTTAAAATGTGACGTTACATCTGAAGAGGAAATTACAGCATCAATTTCTCAAACAGTTAGTCATTTCGGTTCATTAGATATATTAATTAACAACGCAGGAATGCAACACGTTTCACCCATTGAAGACTTTCCAACTGAAAAGTTTGAGCTACTAATTCAAATTATGCAAATTGCTCCGTTTATCGCAATTAAGCATGCCTTTCCGATTATGAAACAACAAAAATATGGTCGTATTATTAATGTCGCTTCTATTAACGGCCTTGTCGGGTTTGCTGGAAAAGCTGCCTACAATAGTGCAAAACATGGCGTAATTGGATTAACAAAAGTTGCCGCTTTAGAAGGTGCTACGCATGGTATTACTGTTAATGCCCTTTGCCCTGGTTATGTCGATACCCCTCTTGTACGTAATCAACTACAAGACTTAGCTACTACACGAAATGTACCACTTGAAAATGTTTTAGAAGATGTTATTTATCCACTCGTCCCACAAAAGCGCTTATTACAAGTACAAGAAATCGCTGATTATGCTATGTTTTTAGCGAGTGAAAAAGCTAAAGGTATAACTGGTCAAGCTGTCGTTATCGATGGTGGCTATACTGCTCAATAA
- a CDS encoding DUF1129 domain-containing protein, protein MLSSEARKFLLDMRLFLTAKSVKESDIENFLEDAELHLIEGESEGKRVEDIFGSSPKEYANEIVKVMERDRQETWKQIGFTVMNIVSFWIIASILIVNNGMLQISLMQCIGYSFSLILVVMGPNFLLRKMAFVTSFTKTWFSMWSLVMIAPLFLLGAVTILDVIYPTKMLTFTEVQSYILAGGIFIITVAINIYFEGWFKNLYLIIPLSIMLLFKTFTSEDLMPMLFQIICLYGSLFILIFLEIMMKTNRREMVK, encoded by the coding sequence ATGTTATCAAGTGAAGCTCGAAAGTTTTTGTTAGATATGAGATTATTTTTGACGGCAAAGAGTGTGAAAGAAAGTGATATTGAAAACTTTTTAGAAGATGCAGAATTGCATTTAATAGAAGGTGAGAGTGAGGGGAAGCGTGTAGAAGATATTTTCGGAAGCTCACCGAAAGAATATGCAAATGAAATTGTAAAAGTGATGGAAAGAGATAGACAGGAAACGTGGAAGCAAATTGGTTTTACAGTAATGAATATCGTATCGTTTTGGATTATTGCTTCTATCTTAATAGTGAATAATGGAATGTTACAGATTTCACTTATGCAGTGTATCGGTTACAGTTTTTCATTGATTTTAGTTGTTATGGGTCCTAATTTTCTACTTCGCAAAATGGCCTTCGTCACAAGCTTTACAAAAACATGGTTTTCCATGTGGTCTTTAGTTATGATTGCTCCATTGTTTTTATTAGGAGCTGTTACGATATTAGATGTGATATATCCTACAAAAATGCTCACATTCACCGAAGTCCAAAGTTATATATTAGCTGGTGGGATTTTTATCATCACAGTAGCTATAAATATATATTTTGAAGGATGGTTTAAAAACTTATATTTAATCATTCCACTTTCTATTATGTTACTGTTTAAAACATTTACATCGGAAGATCTTATGCCAATGCTATTTCAAATTATATGTTTATACGGAAGTTTGTTTATTTTGATTTTCCTTGAAATTATGATGAAGACGAATAGAAGAGAAATGGTTAAATAA
- a CDS encoding DUF1129 domain-containing protein: MKISKEGEKFLIDTKVYLITKGIKEEDVDAFLEDAELHLIEGEKKGKTVRDIFGDSPKEYAEELAKEMEKDKGGSIKSVLGMIIGIGGYWLLTNILFESSNHEFVLTNVQLIGYPIILMVTVAGVIFAFKMSSFKSKIKEFSMIYVAALLPILLLVLLMFMNKWYGTPVLQLTTMQSYILAGIILLVLLIGEAYILGWIGILAVIIPLLIMFVFKELGKQNPYWGMLETLLLYGSLYVLMRWSLKNEEKKTVS, from the coding sequence ATGAAGATTTCTAAAGAAGGAGAAAAGTTTTTAATTGATACGAAAGTATATTTAATAACTAAGGGAATTAAAGAAGAAGATGTGGATGCTTTTCTAGAAGATGCAGAGCTTCATTTAATAGAAGGTGAAAAAAAGGGGAAGACGGTAAGGGACATATTTGGTGACTCACCAAAAGAGTATGCGGAAGAGTTAGCTAAAGAGATGGAGAAGGATAAAGGTGGGAGTATAAAAAGTGTCTTAGGAATGATAATTGGGATAGGCGGATATTGGTTACTTACAAATATTTTATTTGAAAGTTCTAATCATGAATTTGTATTAACGAATGTGCAGTTGATTGGATATCCAATTATATTAATGGTTACTGTTGCAGGCGTTATATTTGCTTTTAAAATGTCATCATTTAAGAGCAAAATAAAAGAATTTAGCATGATTTATGTAGCAGCTTTGCTACCAATTTTATTACTAGTACTATTAATGTTTATGAATAAATGGTACGGGACACCTGTATTGCAATTAACTACAATGCAAAGTTATATACTAGCTGGAATAATCTTATTAGTACTGCTAATTGGTGAAGCGTACATACTTGGATGGATTGGAATATTAGCTGTTATCATACCGTTATTAATTATGTTTGTATTTAAAGAATTAGGGAAGCAAAACCCATATTGGGGAATGTTAGAGACTTTACTTCTGTACGGAAGTTTATATGTATTAATGAGATGGTCTTTAAAAAATGAAGAGAAAAAAACTGTAAGCTAG
- the mtnA gene encoding S-methyl-5-thioribose-1-phosphate isomerase, with translation MSTIVTVPRSVSWKGDAIAVLNQTKLPHSTEYKTLTTIEEVWKSIVMLEVRGAPAIGIVAAFGLALASKKYNTVHIEEFQKKFNRDCNYLGTSRPTAVNLFWAIDRMRESIREITTIKEAQKTLEEEALRIQQEDEEVCRNIGEYALTCFKDGDNILTICNAGSIATARYGTALAPFYIGKEKGVRLHAYACETRPVLQGGRLTTWELKQANIDVTLITDNTAAHAIQTKEINAIIVGADRIVANGDTANKIGTMNLAILAKHFDIPFYVAAPLSTFDVRKETGAEIIIEERDETEVTKIFGKQVAPIGTNVYNPAFDVTPNELITGIITEKGIISGDYKREIASLFEKQANT, from the coding sequence GTGAGTACAATTGTTACTGTTCCGAGATCTGTAAGCTGGAAAGGTGATGCAATTGCGGTATTAAATCAAACGAAATTGCCGCATAGCACAGAATACAAAACATTGACGACTATTGAAGAGGTTTGGAAAAGCATCGTAATGTTAGAAGTACGAGGAGCGCCTGCAATTGGAATTGTAGCTGCATTTGGCTTGGCGCTTGCATCAAAAAAATATAACACTGTACATATTGAAGAATTTCAAAAGAAGTTTAATAGAGATTGTAATTATTTAGGAACGTCACGCCCGACAGCAGTAAATTTATTTTGGGCAATTGATCGTATGAGAGAATCTATTCGAGAGATTACTACAATAAAAGAAGCACAAAAAACATTAGAAGAAGAAGCGCTTCGCATTCAGCAGGAAGATGAAGAGGTGTGCCGAAATATTGGGGAATATGCGTTAACATGTTTTAAAGATGGCGATAATATTTTAACAATCTGTAACGCTGGAAGTATCGCAACTGCCAGATATGGAACTGCATTAGCTCCCTTTTATATTGGAAAAGAGAAAGGTGTGCGTTTACATGCATATGCGTGTGAAACGAGACCAGTTTTACAAGGTGGTCGCTTAACGACCTGGGAATTGAAGCAAGCAAATATTGATGTGACCCTTATTACAGATAATACTGCAGCTCATGCTATTCAAACGAAAGAAATAAATGCAATTATTGTAGGGGCGGATCGAATTGTCGCAAATGGAGATACGGCAAATAAAATAGGGACAATGAATTTAGCTATTTTAGCAAAGCACTTTGATATCCCATTTTATGTTGCTGCGCCACTGTCAACATTTGATGTTAGGAAAGAAACTGGAGCCGAAATAATTATTGAAGAAAGAGATGAAACAGAAGTTACGAAAATCTTTGGAAAACAAGTAGCACCAATCGGAACGAATGTTTATAACCCTGCATTTGACGTAACACCGAACGAATTAATTACAGGAATTATTACTGAGAAAGGTATTATAAGCGGGGATTATAAACGAGAAATTGCATCATTATTTGAAAAACAGGCTAATACATAA